A genomic stretch from Georgenia muralis includes:
- a CDS encoding sensor histidine kinase — MLVSGVRLSDDAAVVALWWAAYLVYVAAFAVESLDVRAARGWDPRATMGTLVVAGMAVWLLAPDLGFTSLLFVVTTATIAFVMPVGAVAAVIVVQTVAVAVGGALTGWDTTTMVLSTTAYLAFQVFTALVVVGTRREAAARAELAATHADLRAATTLLATSSRTDERLRIARDLHDVLGHQLTALALELEVAGHQATGEALTHVSRARDIAKGLLTDVRATVGELRDAPAGLVPTLRAVVGRLP; from the coding sequence GTGCTCGTCTCGGGGGTGCGCCTGAGCGACGACGCCGCGGTCGTCGCGCTGTGGTGGGCGGCCTACCTGGTCTACGTCGCCGCCTTCGCCGTCGAGAGCCTCGATGTGCGGGCGGCGCGGGGGTGGGACCCGCGGGCGACGATGGGGACCCTCGTCGTCGCCGGGATGGCGGTGTGGCTCCTCGCACCGGATCTCGGCTTCACGTCACTGCTCTTCGTCGTCACGACGGCGACGATCGCCTTCGTGATGCCGGTGGGTGCCGTCGCCGCGGTCATCGTCGTCCAGACGGTCGCGGTGGCCGTGGGCGGGGCGCTCACCGGGTGGGACACGACGACGATGGTGCTGAGCACCACCGCCTACCTCGCGTTCCAGGTCTTCACCGCGCTCGTGGTCGTCGGCACCCGCCGCGAGGCGGCCGCGCGGGCCGAGCTCGCCGCCACCCACGCCGACCTGCGGGCGGCGACCACCCTGCTGGCGACGTCCAGCCGAACCGACGAGCGGCTGCGCATCGCCCGCGACCTCCACGACGTCCTCGGCCACCAGCTCACCGCGCTCGCCCTCGAGCTGGAGGTGGCCGGCCACCAGGCGACCGGCGAGGCCCTGACCCACGTCTCGCGCGCCAGGGACATCGCCAAGGGCCTGCTCACCGACGTCCGCGCCACGGTCGGCGAGCTCCGTGACGCGCCGGCCGGCCTCGTGCCCACCCTGCGCGCCGTCGTCGGCCGGCTGCCGTGA